The following are encoded together in the Clostridium sp. BJN0013 genome:
- a CDS encoding 5-formyltetrahydrofolate cyclo-ligase, giving the protein MVEMNKFYIRKIMMEKRDNLCNQKKEKLDSIIFEKVIKSEEYDKAKSIFIFVSYKSEVNTHNIIKTALEDGKLICVPKVIYKEGYMEAVRIYDFNELKEGAYKILEPQNIDLKVKETSIDICYVPGLAFDKNGGRVGYGGGYYDRFLKKLRTDSKKIGLAYSFQILDEVPMGKYDVCMDGFISN; this is encoded by the coding sequence ATGGTGGAGATGAATAAGTTTTATATAAGAAAAATTATGATGGAAAAAAGAGATAATCTATGTAATCAGAAAAAAGAAAAGTTGGATAGTATAATATTTGAAAAAGTTATAAAAAGTGAAGAATATGATAAAGCAAAAAGTATATTTATATTTGTAAGTTATAAAAGTGAAGTGAATACCCATAATATAATAAAGACGGCTTTAGAAGATGGAAAGTTGATTTGTGTCCCTAAAGTAATATATAAAGAGGGCTATATGGAAGCTGTTAGAATATATGATTTCAATGAATTAAAAGAGGGAGCCTATAAAATATTAGAACCCCAAAATATAGATTTAAAAGTGAAAGAAACATCTATTGATATTTGTTATGTACCTGGGCTGGCTTTTGATAAAAACGGCGGCAGGGTAGGGTATGGCGGGGGATATTATGATAGATTTTTAAAAAAACTTAGAACTGATTCAAAAAAAATTGGACTTGCCTATAGTTTTCAGATTTTAGATGAGGTTCCTATGGGAAAATATGATGTATGCATGGATGGGTTTATTTCTAATTAA
- the hprK gene encoding HPr(Ser) kinase/phosphatase, with the protein MSVTIEDIIKDLELEVINKGKNVNEINVSDINRPGLQFSGFYNYYANERVQIVGKAEWSFLDAMQPELRKKRLEKYFEFDNPGTIITRGLIPHKEFLESAIKNKRWILRTNNISTRFINRLMNYLDVKLAPETRLHGVLMDVYGIGILITGESGIGKSETALELIKRGHRLVADDAVDVKQIDGVLNGTSPYITSGMIEVRGMGIIDISALYGLSSVLKTKNIGLVISLEQWKKDENYDRLGIDKEYMNILNVPVRKLKIPIRPGRNLAVIIEAAAANYRYSLVSNVTPVDVISERIQELRKEDGGDE; encoded by the coding sequence ATGTCAGTAACAATAGAAGATATTATAAAGGATTTAGAACTAGAGGTTATAAATAAGGGGAAAAATGTAAATGAAATAAATGTAAGTGATATAAATAGACCGGGACTTCAATTTAGTGGATTTTATAATTACTATGCCAATGAGAGAGTTCAGATAGTAGGAAAAGCTGAATGGAGTTTTTTAGATGCTATGCAGCCAGAGCTTAGAAAAAAAAGATTGGAAAAATATTTTGAATTTGATAATCCAGGTACTATAATTACTAGAGGGCTAATACCTCACAAGGAATTTTTAGAAAGTGCTATTAAAAATAAAAGATGGATACTTAGAACTAATAATATCTCTACAAGATTTATAAACAGACTTATGAATTATCTGGATGTTAAGTTGGCTCCTGAAACCAGACTTCACGGTGTTTTAATGGATGTGTACGGTATAGGTATACTTATAACAGGAGAAAGCGGTATAGGAAAAAGTGAAACTGCCCTAGAACTTATAAAGAGAGGACATAGGCTGGTTGCTGATGATGCAGTAGATGTAAAACAAATAGATGGAGTGCTAAATGGAACTTCCCCATACATCACCTCGGGTATGATAGAGGTTAGAGGTATGGGCATAATTGATATTTCTGCCCTTTATGGATTAAGTTCTGTGCTTAAAACAAAGAATATTGGTTTGGTGATATCTTTGGAACAATGGAAAAAAGATGAAAATTATGATAGATTGGGTATAGATAAGGAATATATGAATATATTAAATGTGCCTGTGAGAAAATTGAAAATTCCTATAAGACCGGGAAGAAATTTAGCTGTTATAATAGAGGCTGCAGCAGCAAATTATAGGTATAGTCTTGTATCTAATGTAACTCCAGTAGATGTAATAAGTGAAAGAATACAAGAACTTAGAAAAGAAGATGGTGGAGATGAATAA
- a CDS encoding aspartyl-phosphate phosphatase Spo0E family protein, protein MKTYLKNLDIEINELKQALYILMKTRELTDDIVVKCSKKLDKLILEYQKNNLKNKT, encoded by the coding sequence ATGAAAACTTATTTAAAAAATTTAGACATAGAAATAAATGAACTAAAACAAGCTTTATACATATTAATGAAAACAAGAGAGCTTACCGATGATATAGTTGTTAAATGTAGTAAAAAATTAGACAAGTTAATTTTAGAGTACCAAAAAAATAATTTAAAAAATAAAACATAG
- a CDS encoding ECF transporter S component, whose product MNNNIKKLTYAGLLTALAIIIPTTFGFLKIQIPPFSATLASHVPMFLSMFLGPFAAVMVGIGSAIGFLITSPAVIAARACSHIFVGLAGAYMLKKGVSFGKVVVLTSPIHAVLEAIAVIPFGFTMYKVLVVVGAGTLIHHMVDGIIAAVIVGILTRSLSLNLKEI is encoded by the coding sequence ATGAATAACAATATAAAAAAACTTACTTATGCAGGGCTTTTAACTGCTTTAGCTATTATAATTCCTACTACTTTTGGATTCTTAAAGATACAAATACCTCCTTTTAGTGCCACATTAGCTTCTCATGTACCTATGTTTTTATCTATGTTTTTAGGCCCTTTTGCGGCAGTAATGGTAGGTATAGGCTCTGCTATTGGGTTCTTAATAACCTCACCGGCTGTAATAGCGGCTAGAGCTTGCAGTCATATATTTGTTGGACTAGCAGGTGCCTATATGTTGAAAAAAGGAGTTTCTTTTGGAAAAGTAGTAGTGCTTACTTCCCCTATTCATGCCGTACTTGAAGCCATAGCTGTAATACCTTTTGGATTTACTATGTATAAAGTACTTGTAGTAGTAGGAGCAGGTACGTTGATTCATCATATGGTAGATGGAATTATTGCTGCAGTTATTGTGGGGATACTTACTAGAAGTTTAAGCTTAAATTTAAAGGAAATATAA
- a CDS encoding B12-binding domain-containing radical SAM protein has product MKILLTALNSKFIHSNLAVRYLKAYTRELPYNCVIREFTINDRREKILEEIIEEKPDIVAFSCYIWNIEYIKSLAVLIKLVNPFIKILYGGPEVSYDSCNVLKNMAGEYIIIGEGEDTYHEFVEFQIKYFNKKEYNDSQIFLVLRKIPGLCFKWQDKVFLNKERELMDMNKIIFPYEKGDNLKNKIVYYEASRGCPFSCKYCLSSTIHKVRFLDIERVKREIKFLMDKNIALIKFVDRTFNCNPEFTLELWRFIIKCDTQTTFHFEISADILTEEEIALLKESPKGRIQFEIGVQTTNENVLNNISRYVKFKDIKEKVKKIKINNNIKQHLDLIAGLPGENFQSFKKSFNEVYSLQPEEIQMGFLKLLKGSPMREEAKKWKMVYSPYAPYEILKTNHITYREIVILKKVEHIVDKYYNSGKFANIIKYFISKFEEAFDFYYSLAMFFHNKGYFNRSISSTDYYKIFLEFQEEYFNESSMELKEIIKYDYLKFNKKKWLPDFLIRERSKKEEKYIKEKIGKGSIKVSEKYHMEKFFINIEKLLLSSVLEKTEGYVIFDGMGNKEVYLFNKF; this is encoded by the coding sequence ATGAAAATACTGTTAACAGCACTTAATTCAAAATTTATTCACAGTAACCTGGCAGTAAGATATTTAAAAGCCTATACTAGAGAACTTCCTTATAATTGTGTTATAAGAGAATTTACCATAAATGACAGGAGAGAAAAAATACTAGAGGAAATTATAGAGGAGAAACCTGATATAGTGGCCTTCTCCTGTTATATATGGAATATAGAATATATTAAATCACTAGCTGTACTTATTAAACTTGTAAATCCCTTCATTAAAATATTGTATGGGGGACCTGAAGTATCCTATGACAGCTGTAATGTTTTAAAGAATATGGCTGGAGAATACATAATAATAGGAGAAGGAGAAGATACCTACCATGAATTTGTAGAGTTTCAGATAAAGTATTTTAATAAAAAAGAATATAATGATTCCCAAATTTTTTTAGTTTTAAGGAAAATACCAGGTCTTTGTTTTAAATGGCAAGATAAAGTGTTTTTAAATAAAGAAAGAGAACTGATGGATATGAATAAAATAATATTTCCCTATGAGAAAGGGGATAATTTAAAAAATAAAATTGTATATTACGAAGCCAGTAGAGGATGTCCTTTCTCGTGCAAATACTGTCTTTCTTCCACTATTCATAAAGTTAGATTTTTAGATATAGAAAGAGTAAAGAGAGAAATTAAGTTTTTAATGGATAAAAATATAGCTCTTATAAAATTTGTAGATAGAACCTTTAACTGCAATCCTGAATTTACCCTGGAACTCTGGAGATTTATAATAAAATGTGATACACAAACTACCTTCCATTTTGAAATTTCTGCAGACATTCTTACAGAAGAAGAAATAGCGCTATTGAAAGAATCCCCAAAGGGAAGAATTCAATTTGAAATTGGAGTTCAAACTACTAATGAAAATGTGTTAAATAATATAAGCAGATATGTTAAATTTAAAGATATAAAAGAGAAAGTAAAAAAAATCAAAATAAATAATAATATAAAACAGCATTTGGATTTGATAGCAGGACTTCCAGGAGAAAATTTTCAATCTTTTAAAAAATCCTTTAATGAGGTGTATTCCCTGCAGCCAGAGGAGATTCAAATGGGATTTTTAAAATTATTAAAAGGTTCCCCTATGAGAGAAGAGGCCAAAAAGTGGAAAATGGTGTATTCGCCTTATGCCCCTTATGAGATTCTTAAAACCAATCATATAACTTATAGAGAAATTGTAATTTTGAAAAAAGTAGAACATATAGTAGATAAATATTATAATTCTGGAAAATTTGCAAATATAATAAAGTATTTTATTTCTAAATTTGAAGAAGCCTTTGATTTTTATTATAGTCTTGCAATGTTTTTTCATAATAAAGGGTATTTTAATAGGAGTATATCCTCCACAGATTATTATAAAATATTTTTGGAATTTCAGGAAGAATATTTTAATGAAAGTAGTATGGAACTTAAGGAAATAATAAAATATGATTATTTAAAATTTAATAAGAAAAAATGGCTTCCTGATTTTTTAATAAGAGAAAGGAGTAAGAAGGAAGAAAAGTATATAAAAGAAAAAATTGGAAAGGGGAGTATAAAGGTATCGGAAAAATATCATATGGAAAAATTTTTTATAAACATAGAAAAACTACTGCTTTCATCTGTATTGGAAAAAACAGAGGGATATGTAATATTTGACGGTATGGGAAATAAGGAAGTATATTTATTTAATAAATTTTGA
- a CDS encoding class I SAM-dependent methyltransferase: MSKTIFINMENQIFRGNLLDVGLHNEGIVYNIYKEFNDDVNVEYINGKEEEENIKKDYYHNCILLFSFNKLWLNFKKKNFIKDIYKYLKKDGLLYIWDVDKGYSKIFNGYVKILIPGGKIKKIKIRDFNILKNNSKENTVKLLDKYFKILDLKNSDGLYYIKAQKKNLV; this comes from the coding sequence ATGAGTAAAACTATATTCATAAATATGGAAAATCAAATATTTAGAGGAAATTTATTAGATGTGGGGCTTCACAATGAAGGTATAGTATATAATATATACAAGGAATTCAATGATGATGTAAATGTAGAATATATAAATGGAAAAGAAGAAGAGGAAAATATAAAGAAGGATTATTACCACAATTGTATATTGTTATTTTCCTTTAATAAACTATGGCTTAATTTTAAAAAGAAAAATTTTATTAAAGATATTTATAAGTATTTAAAGAAAGATGGTTTGCTTTATATATGGGATGTGGATAAAGGCTATAGTAAAATTTTTAATGGATATGTAAAAATATTAATTCCAGGGGGAAAAATAAAAAAAATAAAAATAAGAGATTTTAATATTTTAAAAAATAATTCCAAAGAAAATACAGTAAAATTATTAGATAAATATTTTAAAATTTTAGATTTGAAAAATTCAGATGGACTTTATTATATAAAGGCACAAAAGAAAAATCTGGTTTAG
- a CDS encoding zinc dependent phospholipase C family protein translates to MKHEIERTYGNAVKGIFFAVNPLKKKLMKTNCTVHKFIMLQSIAILQNDGYQEEYNFFRKYIRALNAGVTWADQDFKSSNHFYHVNREKGLYGFSDALTECRKYYSQSLQLLSLGQLEKALFYFGASCHLVQDVTVPHHVNNRLLNSHRKFELWIISRLMTDYSFVAEDGVIIYEKLEDFIKNNAIMANSIYIKNSNIESINEKYGKIASVILKEAQRTTAGFMIKYYEKVKNFKILP, encoded by the coding sequence ATGAAACATGAAATTGAAAGAACCTATGGAAATGCTGTAAAGGGGATATTTTTTGCAGTAAATCCCCTTAAGAAAAAACTTATGAAGACCAATTGTACTGTTCATAAGTTTATAATGTTACAGTCCATTGCAATATTACAAAATGATGGATACCAGGAAGAATATAATTTTTTTAGGAAATATATAAGAGCTTTAAATGCAGGAGTTACCTGGGCGGATCAAGATTTTAAAAGCTCCAATCATTTTTATCATGTAAACAGAGAAAAAGGATTATATGGATTTTCAGATGCACTTACAGAATGTAGAAAATATTATAGTCAATCCCTACAACTTTTGAGTCTTGGTCAACTAGAAAAGGCTCTATTTTACTTTGGTGCATCCTGCCACCTTGTTCAGGATGTTACAGTTCCGCATCATGTAAATAATAGGCTTTTAAACAGTCATAGAAAATTTGAACTCTGGATAATAAGCAGACTTATGACAGATTATTCTTTTGTAGCAGAAGATGGAGTTATAATATATGAAAAATTAGAAGATTTCATAAAAAATAATGCTATAATGGCAAATAGTATTTATATAAAAAATAGCAATATAGAGTCTATAAATGAAAAGTATGGTAAAATAGCTTCAGTTATTTTAAAAGAAGCCCAGAGAACTACTGCAGGCTTCATGATTAAATACTATGAAAAAGTAAAAAACTTTAAAATTCTCCCATAA